The following coding sequences lie in one Cloeon dipterum chromosome 1, ieCloDipt1.1, whole genome shotgun sequence genomic window:
- the LOC135936052 gene encoding opsin-3-like → MLLNPSLPLAYNSTFEGPHAEARAGFSSEAMAGVNLPPELIGLVDQHWLNFPPASSSDHTILGIVYLFIFIAGVFGNGCVLWIFLTTKSLRTSSNVFVANLAVLDLVMMAQLPIFVANSLYQGQVMGKVGCQLFGTLGGIAGMGAAVNNVAIAYDRYRTIAFPLDGRMSMKSALLFVLFIWIWAMPFNLMPAFEVWNRFVPEGFLTTCSFDYLTNTQDVRVFVMCIFIYAYLLPVSLLVLFYSKILVHVKEHTKAMADQARKMGVKSLAQGQDEKSAEIRIAKVACGIFFLFLCAWTPYATVALMGAFHSNRAILTPFASMVPAVFAKSIACVDPWVYAISHPKFREQMHKRLPWLISEERSSSKASDTTSQASNITSSVDDHKA, encoded by the exons ATGCTGTTGAATCCGAGTTTGCCTCTTGCATACAACTCTACCTTTGAAGGTCCACATGCTGAAgcaag GGCTGGCTTTAGCTCCGAGGCGATGGCCGGAGTGAATTTGCCTCCCGAACTCATCGGTCTCGTTGACCAGCACTGGCTTAACTTTCCACCAGCTTCTTCTTCCGACCACACCATCCTCGGGATCGTTtaccttttcattttcatcgcAGGCGTTTTTGGCAATGGCTGTGTTCTTTGGATCTTTCTCAC GACCAAGTCGCTGCGCACCTCTTCGAACGTTTTTGTTGCAAACCTGGCGGTGCTCGACCTGGTCATGATGGCTCAGCTTCCGATATTCGTTGCCAACTCGCTGTACCAGGGCCAGGTCATGGGAAAAGTGGGATGCCAGCTCTTCGGCACCCTTGGAGGGATCGCAGGCATGGGGGCTGCAGTCAATAACGTCGCTATCGCGTACGATCGATACAG GACGATTGCGTTCCCACTCGACGGCCGCATGTCGATGAAGAGTGCCCTGCTGTTCGTCCTTTTCATCTGGATCTGGGCCATGCCCTTCAACCTGATGCCTGCCTTTGAAGTGTGGAACCGCTTCGTGCCCGAAGGCTTCCTGACCACCTGCTCTTTCGACTACCTGACCAACACCCAAGACGTCCGCGTGTTCGTGATGTGCATTTTCATCTACGCCTACCTGCTGCCCGTCTCTCTGTTGGTACTCTTCTACTCCAAGATCCTGGTGCACGTCAAGGAACACACCAAGGCCATGGCGGACCAG GCTAGGAAAATGGGGGTCAAGTCTCTAGCTCAGGGCCAGGACGAAAAATCTGCTGAAATCAGGATCGCCAAGGTGGCCTGCGGAATTTTCTTCCTCTTCCTGTGCGCGTGGACTCCGTACGCCACAGTTGCCCTGATGGGCGCCTTCCACTCCAACAGAGCCATTCTCACCCCATTTGCCTCGATGGTGCCCGCCGTCTTCGCAAAGTCGATTGCCTGCGTCGACCCCTGGGTCTATGCCATCAGTCACCCCAAGTTCAG GGAACAGATGCACAAGCGGCTGCCC